CACCAGCCGCGCCGCCCCGGTTTCCAGTCCCTCGGTCCGCTCGGTCCTCTCCCGCAGGACGAGGACCGGGACGTGGAGGGCCGCCCCTGCCTCCTGGATCCCGCCCGAGTCGGTGAGGATCAGGGCCGAGTCCGCCATCAGGTGGACGAACGAAGCGTAGTCAGGCGGGTCGATCAGCGTCACCCGCTCCGCCCCGGAGAGCTCATCCCGGACGACCCGGCTCACGTGTGGATTGGGATGGACGGAGTAGACGATGGTGATCTCGCGGTTCCGCTCTGCGAGCCGCCGCAGTCCGCGGCAGATCCGGGCGATCCCGCCGGAGAAGCTCTCGCGGCGGTGGGCGGTGACGAGGACGATCCTCCCGGGAAGGTCGAAGCGAATACGGGGTGGGACGCTCTTCCGCACGTAGAGGAGGGCGTCGATCTCCGTGTTCCCGGTGACGACGATCGACTCGTCCGAGATCCCCTCGGCCAGCAGGTTTCGGCGCGCGGCCGCGGTCGGAGCGAACAGGAGGGCCGCGATCCGGTCGATCAGGCGGCGGTTCATCTCCTCGGGGAACGGGGCGTACGGATCGCCGGTGCGCAGCCCCGCCTCGACGTGCACCACCGGGATGCGGGAGTAATAGGCGGCGAGCGCACCGACGAACGCGGTCTGGGCGTCCCCTTGAACGATCACCAAATCGGGTTGCTCCTGGCGCAATACCGGCTCGAATCGGGCCAGGGCCGTCCGGGTAACGTAGAACAGGCTCTGTCCCGGGACCATCACTCCCAGGTCGTGATCGGGGACGATGGAGAAGACCGTGAGGGCCTGGTCGAGGAGGGCACGATGCTGCCCGCTCGTGCACACGATCGGCACGAATCGCGGGTTTTCCCTGAGATTGAGGATAACCGGAGCGAGCTTGATCGCCTCCGGGCGGGTGCCGAAGAAGAGGAGCACCTTCAGCGGCTCAGCCAATCGACGACCTTTCTCATCCCCTGTTCGAAGCTCATCTCCGGAGAGAACCCGAGGACGGTCCGAGCGCGGGAGATGTCGAGCCTGCTCTCCATCAGCTCTCCGGGGCGCGGGTCACCGTACACCGGATCCCCCGCGAACCCGACGATCCCGGCGAGCATGCGGTAGAGTTCGTTCACCGAGGTCGATACCCCGGAGCCGATGTTGAACGCCTGATCGTCCGGGGTACGCGGTACCGGCGGCCCGGCGAGGAGGTAGTCGATCGCACGCAGGTTGGCGTTCACCACGTCGCCCACGTAGACGTAATCACGCACCTGCTCCCCGGTTCCGAAGATCGTCGGCGCAGCCCCGGACAGGAGGGCGCCGGCGAAGATCGAGACCACTCCGGCCTCCCCCTTCGGGTCCTGACGCGGGCCGTACACGTTCCCATACCGGAGCGCCACCGCAGGCAGTCCGAACGTCCGGCGGTAGACGAACATGTAGTACTCCACCGCCGCCTTCGCCGCTCCGTACGGGCTGATCGGAGCCTTCACCGCCGTCTCCGGCGCCGGTTCCGGGGTCTCCCCGTAGATCGCCCCGCCGGAGGAGGCGAAGATGAACCCCCGCGCCCCGTGCCGCACCGCCTGTTGCAACAGGACGATCGAGCCGACGACGTTCACCGTCGCGTCGAACGCCGGGTCATCCACCGAGCGGCGGATGTCGATCTGGGCGGCATGGTGGTTCACGATCTCCGGGTGAAACTGAGCGAAGGCACGGTCGACCGCGGCTACATCCCGGATATCAGCGTTGGAGAACAGCGCCTTTGGGTTCAGGTTTTGCGCCTTGCCGGTGGAGAGGTTATCTATGACCAACACCTCGTGTCCGGCGGAAATGTAGGAATCGACGAGATGGGACCCGATGAACCCAGCCCCGCCTGTCACTGCAATCCGCATCTTACCCCCTTTCCGATCTTGACTAAGAGAGCCTACTCCGAACCGGTCCCTTGTTCAAGATGGGTCAGCGAGGCGGATCTACTGGTCCAGCTCCTTGCGCATGAACACCTGCGCTCCCAGGCGCTTGAACCCGAGGCGGCGGTACAGGTTGATCGCCGGGTTCTGTTCGGAGACATCGAGGAGGACTCCGGTCCGACCGAGCTTTTTCGCGAGGTCCTCGCACGCGCGGATGAGGGCGCTTGCGATCCCCTGCCCGCGGAACGCCTCATCGACGGCGAGGTAGACGAGCTGGATCGTCTTGCGCGCCTCGGGGA
This window of the Candidatus Bipolaricaulota bacterium genome carries:
- the wecB gene encoding UDP-N-acetylglucosamine 2-epimerase (non-hydrolyzing) translates to MKVLLFFGTRPEAIKLAPVILNLRENPRFVPIVCTSGQHRALLDQALTVFSIVPDHDLGVMVPGQSLFYVTRTALARFEPVLRQEQPDLVIVQGDAQTAFVGALAAYYSRIPVVHVEAGLRTGDPYAPFPEEMNRRLIDRIAALLFAPTAAARRNLLAEGISDESIVVTGNTEIDALLYVRKSVPPRIRFDLPGRIVLVTAHRRESFSGGIARICRGLRRLAERNREITIVYSVHPNPHVSRVVRDELSGAERVTLIDPPDYASFVHLMADSALILTDSGGIQEAGAALHVPVLVLRERTERTEGLETGAARLVGTDPERIVAAAEEILSDPAASARMREARNPYGDGNAAAKIVRELETRFT
- a CDS encoding NAD-dependent epimerase/dehydratase family protein; the protein is MRIAVTGGAGFIGSHLVDSYISAGHEVLVIDNLSTGKAQNLNPKALFSNADIRDVAAVDRAFAQFHPEIVNHHAAQIDIRRSVDDPAFDATVNVVGSIVLLQQAVRHGARGFIFASSGGAIYGETPEPAPETAVKAPISPYGAAKAAVEYYMFVYRRTFGLPAVALRYGNVYGPRQDPKGEAGVVSIFAGALLSGAAPTIFGTGEQVRDYVYVGDVVNANLRAIDYLLAGPPVPRTPDDQAFNIGSGVSTSVNELYRMLAGIVGFAGDPVYGDPRPGELMESRLDISRARTVLGFSPEMSFEQGMRKVVDWLSR